A region from the Phycisphaerae bacterium genome encodes:
- a CDS encoding AMP-binding protein codes for MAYFVPAEETLDGNALASLQRRRLGELLDRVRRDNLFHRERLRGVSFDPASDPLDRLPLTTRAEIERDQLEHPPYGSNLSHEVVQFVRLHQTSGSGGRPLIWLDDAESWSWWRRCWGIIYRAADVRAGDSFLFPFSFGPFIGFWGAFESAVALGHRSLPCGGMTTLARLEHMLKHGVSVVCCTPTYGLRMAAVAEEHGLDLAGSAVRALIVAGEPGGSIPTVRAKLERSWGARVFDHVGMTEVGPWGFECSEAPGTVHVMETDFIPEVIDPSSGHVLPEGESGELVLTNLGRPGSPLIRYRTGDQASLRRGRCACGRSFARVDGGIRGRIDDMLWIRGNNVFPSAIESIVREFEEVAEFRMRVTERSGMNELILEVETGGGEGDASIPGRLCERIRNQLHFQPRVQLVDKGTLPRFELKSRRLVRESPIA; via the coding sequence ATGGCCTATTTCGTTCCCGCCGAGGAGACGCTCGACGGCAATGCGCTGGCGTCGCTCCAGCGCCGGCGGCTGGGTGAACTGCTGGATCGCGTTCGACGGGACAATTTGTTCCATCGCGAGCGCCTCAGGGGTGTCTCGTTTGATCCTGCGAGTGACCCGCTCGATCGGCTGCCGTTGACGACGCGAGCCGAAATCGAGCGTGACCAGCTCGAGCACCCGCCGTACGGCTCGAACTTGAGCCATGAAGTGGTGCAGTTTGTTCGACTGCACCAGACGTCGGGAAGCGGCGGGAGGCCGTTGATCTGGCTGGACGATGCGGAATCGTGGAGTTGGTGGCGGCGGTGCTGGGGCATCATTTACCGCGCGGCCGACGTGCGGGCGGGGGACAGTTTTCTCTTCCCGTTTTCCTTCGGTCCGTTCATCGGATTCTGGGGCGCGTTCGAGTCGGCCGTGGCCTTGGGGCACAGGTCCTTACCTTGCGGGGGGATGACCACGCTTGCCCGGCTGGAGCATATGCTCAAGCACGGCGTCAGCGTGGTGTGCTGTACGCCGACCTACGGGCTGAGGATGGCGGCGGTCGCGGAGGAACACGGGCTGGACCTGGCCGGGTCGGCGGTGCGGGCGCTGATTGTCGCGGGCGAACCGGGCGGCAGCATTCCGACCGTCCGAGCCAAGCTGGAGCGTTCCTGGGGCGCCCGTGTATTTGATCACGTGGGTATGACGGAAGTCGGGCCCTGGGGCTTCGAATGTTCGGAAGCGCCGGGCACCGTGCACGTCATGGAAACGGATTTCATCCCCGAGGTGATCGATCCCTCGAGCGGGCACGTGCTTCCCGAAGGGGAGTCCGGCGAGTTGGTTTTGACGAACCTGGGGCGCCCGGGGAGTCCGCTGATCCGTTACCGTACGGGGGACCAGGCATCGCTTCGCCGGGGTCGCTGCGCATGCGGGCGATCCTTCGCCCGCGTGGACGGTGGCATCCGCGGGCGCATCGATGATATGCTCTGGATTCGCGGCAACAACGTGTTTCCGTCGGCGATCGAATCGATCGTGCGGGAGTTCGAGGAGGTGGCCGAATTCCGCATGCGGGTGACGGAACGATCCGGTATGAATGAGCTGATTCTGGAGGTGGAAACCGGCGGCGGGGAGGGCGATGCGAGCATCCCCGGGCGACTGTGCGAGCGCATTCGGAACCAGTTGCATTTCCAGCCGCGGGTCCAGTTGGTGGATAAGGGAACGCTGCCGCGCTTCGAACTCAAGAGCCGCAGGCTGGTGAGAGAATCCCCGATCGCCTGA